CATTCAAGTCCGCTAAGTCATCAACTTTCAATTTAGAGCATGCTGAAACAAGTCAGATAAAATATGATCTGGTTGGAAAAATTTCAGAATCCACAATTTTGACCAGAAAAACGATAGTAGAGATATTAAAGGGTATAAGACCAGATAAGTTTAGAATGTACCAACATAACCCAGAAGAGTTTATTAGCAAGGTCTCAAGACTTATAAAAGAGCAAAAAGCAACAATGATAGTAGAGCATATTTCTTATGATGAATTAGATGATATGTATGATGCTTCAATATTTACTGCGGAAAAAAATTCTTCCTATGACAAAGCTTTCAAGGCAGATAAGCATATTAGACCATATGTATTTACAGATGGTTTAGCTGAAGAATCAGTAGAAAGACGTTTCGCTCAAGATCTTGATGGCGCAGAGGAAGTTGCAGTATATGCTAAGTTACCAAAAGGCTTCTCAATCCCAACACCAGTTGGAAACTATAGTCCAGACTGGGCAATTGCATTTAATAAAGGAACTGTTAAACATATTTTCTTCATTGCAGAGACCAAAGGAACTATGGAGAGTTTGCAATTAAGACCTATTGAAAAAGCAAAAATATCATGTGCAAAGAAATTGTTTAATCAAATTTCCACAGAAGATGTTGTCTATCATGATGTTGATAGCTACCAAAGTCTGTTGAATATTATGCCTTATATTGATAAGAATATTGGCTGATTTTGAAAGACCTAGTTAACTGAACAATCCTTTAAAAATCTCCCTTCCTGTTTTATAATTAGCAGCAAGAAAAAAGATGAAATTAGACAATCACTAAATAAATACAACCACTAAACCAAAGGAGAACCATATGGCAAAAGATTACAGAGTTTTACTATATTACAAATATACACACATAGAAGATCCAGAGAAATTCAGAGATGAGCACTTAGAGTTTTGCAACAACATTGGACTAAAGGGCCGTATCATCGTAGGCTACGAAGGCATTAACGGTACCGTTTCAGGTACTGTAGAGCAAACAGATCAGTACAAAGATTTCCTGCACAGCTTAGAAGGTTTCGAAGACGTCTGGTTTAAGGTTGATGAGGCAGACGACTTTACCCACCCTAGAATGTCAGTTAAGTTTAGGGATGAGATAGTTACCTTACACTTGGAGAACGACTTTTCTCCAACTGAGACAACAGGACAATATTTGAGCCCGAAAGAATTTAAGGAAGCGATTCTAGATGAGAATACTGTAATTTTGGATACTAGAAACGACTATGAATACGACCTAGGTCACTTCCGTGGTGCGATTCGACCAGATATCAAGACTTTCAAAGAATTACCTCAATGGATCAAGGATAACGAAGAATTATTCAAGGACAAAAAAGTTGCTATGTACTGTACTGGTGGTGTCCGTTGCGAGAAGTTCTCCGGTTGGATGTTGCGAGAAGGTATTTCAGACCAAGTTGGACAATTGCATGGTGGAATCGATACTTATGGTAAAGATCCAGAAGTCCAAGGTGAACTTTGGGAAGGTAGTATGTACGTATTTGATAGCAGAGTTTCAGTGCCAATTAACCATGTCAATCCCACAATTACCGGTAGAGATCACTTCGACGGTACGCCTTGCGATCGCTATATAAACTGTGCCAACCCAGACTGTAATAGACAAACTTTCATGAGCGAGGCTAATGAGGAGAAGTACCTAAGATCCTGTAGCCCAGAATGCAGACGTGATAAGAGAAATCGCTATGTAATTCAGCACAATTTAACTGAAGAAGAGTGGGAAAAGAGATTGAACGAATTAGGCGAAAGTTTGTACGATAAAAAAGCAGTTTAATTTTTAAATTTGATATTTAACTCAAAAGAAGCGGATTGAACAAATATGTAGTGAACCCCAAAATCCGGACATCAATTTAATAATATTTAAGCGGACTGTAATCTGTATTCAACAGGTGAAAGTCCGTTTATTTTTACCTTTATTCTATCTTCATTGTACCATTTTATATACTCTATAATTACTTCTATTAATTGTTCTAAATTCTTAAAATCTTCACCATAAAACATTTCTTGCTTCATTATTCCAAAGAAATTTTCCATCGGTGAATTATCTAAACAATTTCCTTTTCTGGACATACTTTGTTTTATCCCTCTCGTTTCCAATCGTTTTACCCAACTGCTGTGTTGGTAATGGAAACCTTGGTCACTGTGAATTACTAATTCACTTACATCTTTAACCCTTTTTAAGGCTTCATCTAAAGCTTTATTTGTAAACGCAGTTGTTGGGTGTTTGTCAATTGAGAACGAAATAATTTCACTATTGTAAGTATCTAGTATTGCAGATAAATATATTTTTTCTTCGCTATTCTTTAATCTGAATTCTGTTACGTCTGTTAACCACAATTCGTTTGGTCTAGCAGTGTTAAACTGGCGCTTGACCAAATTATCAGCTACTTCTCCAACTTTTCCTCTGTAGGAATTATATTTTCTGGATCTTGTTTTGAATTTTGTGCTCAATAAATTTTGTTCTCGCATAATACGTAGAACTTTTTTGTGGTTAACTACTAATCCTAGCTTTCTAAGTTTCATTGAAACTCTTCTGTAGCCATATCTATAACTAGATTCTTTTACAACCTGCACTATTGCTAATACTATCTCTTTGTCTTTATCTACAGGTTTATCTAGCTTGTTTTTCCATTCGTAGTAAGAAGAACGTGGTAGCTCCGCTAAGCTTAACCAAATTTTTAACTGGATTTTTGGAAACTCTACTTGTAACTCTAGAATTACTTTTGTTTTGGCCTTGGCTGGTATTCTCCCTCGTCCATCTCTTCCAGCAAGGCTTCTAACTTTTTTTCGTAAATTTCTTTTAATTTAAGATACTTTACCTCTTCGCGTAAGCGTATTAACTCTTCACGCTCACTCTCGTTTAATGGTTTTGGATTTTTACTCTTTGACACTTTTCGGGACCTTCCTTGTTTTCCTTCCAAACCAGAGAAGCCTTTCTCTTCATATTTTTTGGCCCATGTATATACAATTGCACCATTAGTAACGCCGAAATGTTCTGCTGCTTCTCGGTATGAACATTTATTTATCTCTCTATATTTTATTACCGAAAGCTTAAAATCGCTACTATAACTTTTAGTAGTAAGTTTTTTGATCAATCCATGCTTACCACGTGCGTTGTACCAATTAATCCAATTATTAACTGTTCTTACTGGAACTCCATATTTTTTAGCGATTAAAACACTCCCTCCATTCTTACCACTTAAGTAATCTTTAATTACTTCTAATTTGAATTCATCACTATATTTAGGCATAAATTTACCCCTCCATCCTTTCACTTCTGTGTCCGGATTTTGGGGTGCAGTTCAATATGTTTAAGCCGCTTTTTTCGTATTTGCCTATTTGATTTCTTATTATATTTCCGATTTTTTCACAAAATCTTCGTTTTTGTTTTGTAGACTTAACATCAATAAGAGGGATTTTATCCTCCCTTCATAAAAGGAAAAAGTAAACTAAACAATAGAAAAGGATTTCAACCTATGACAAAAAAGAGGAAAAACAAAGTAATAATTATTATTGCAAGCATCTTATTGCTAATAGTAATAGGTCTTGGACTAGCGGGTAATTACATGGTGGAATATGCCATAGCTAGAAGTGGTGATGGTGGTAATAGGAATGTTAATACGGATAAGATTCAGGAGAAAAATGAACCAGCAGAACAAAGTAAGATAGATATAAAAAAAGACGAAATTAAAAAAGAAACTAAATTTTTCCTGCAAAAGAATCCTTATGAACAAGCACAAATTAAGTCCAAAGATGGATTGAATTTAAAAGGATTCTATCTAGAGAATTCGCCAGATTCAAATGCAAATTGGGTGTTGCTAATTCATGGCTATAGAGCAGAGCATGACTCCATGAATGACTATGCCAAGCAGTACTATGAAGCGGGATACAATGTGCTTCTACCTGACTTGAGAGCTAGTGGAGAGTCAGAAGGAAATTATGTTGGTATGGGTTGGCTCGAGAAAGAAGATGCCAAACTCTGGATAGATTGGATAATTGAGCGTCAACCGTCAGCTAATATTATTGTGCATGGAGTTTCAATGGGTGCAGCTACAACTATGATGTTGTCAGGTGATGAAACCAAAGAAAATGTTAAAATGTTTATAGAAGATTGCGGCTATACAAGCGCCTGGGATATCTTTGCAAATGAAGCTAAATTACGTTTCAACTTACCAAGTTTCCCATTGCTAAATGTTAGTAGTGCTTTAGCAAGAGTAAAGGCAGGGTATAGTTTCAGCGAGGCGGATGCTTTGAAACAAGTTGGAAAGTCGACTAAGCCAATGTTGTTCATCCATGGTATGAAAGATGATTTTGTACCTTTCTACATGTTGGATGAGTTATATAATGCAAAGACAGAAGGGGCGAAAGATAAATTCGTATCAGAAACTGCAGGTCACGCAGACTCTATATTTGCAGATTATTCGGCATATTGGGCAAAAGTAGAGGAGTTTATCCAAGCGAATGTGCCGGAGTAAAATAGAAAACGTTACGTAAGCAAAATTAGAATAAAATTCAAGAATAAAGGAGCACCATATGTTTTTAGAATTAGAACACTTACCAAATAATCCTACTTTGCAAGGGCAAGCAGAATTATTTCCTAACATTCAATATAGTAAGTCAGGGCAATTTTTATCATTGTTAGTGCCTTGGGCAGTAAATCAAGCTCGTGAGCATATTAGTCCGAGACCAGTCATTGTATTCGTGCAAGGCAGCGGTTGGACTACTCCTAATTTGAATTTTGAGATTCCTATGCTATCTAAATATGCGGAGGCTGGTTACATTGTAGCGACTGTATCACATAGGAGCTACGAAGATGGTTATAAGTTACCAACCTTCCTGAAGGATGTTAAATGCGCAATCAGATTCTTGCGAGCTAATGCAGAGCAGTATCACATTGATCCAGAGAGAATAATGATATATGGAACTTCTTCAGGTGGTAATACAGCTCTCTTAGTCGGCCTAACTGGTAATGACGAGCAATACAGAACAGATGAATATCCTGAGCAAAGTGA
Above is a window of Fastidiosipila sanguinis DNA encoding:
- a CDS encoding rhodanese-related sulfurtransferase, which translates into the protein MAKDYRVLLYYKYTHIEDPEKFRDEHLEFCNNIGLKGRIIVGYEGINGTVSGTVEQTDQYKDFLHSLEGFEDVWFKVDEADDFTHPRMSVKFRDEIVTLHLENDFSPTETTGQYLSPKEFKEAILDENTVILDTRNDYEYDLGHFRGAIRPDIKTFKELPQWIKDNEELFKDKKVAMYCTGGVRCEKFSGWMLREGISDQVGQLHGGIDTYGKDPEVQGELWEGSMYVFDSRVSVPINHVNPTITGRDHFDGTPCDRYINCANPDCNRQTFMSEANEEKYLRSCSPECRRDKRNRYVIQHNLTEEEWEKRLNELGESLYDKKAV
- a CDS encoding IS3 family transposase encodes the protein MKRNLRKKVRSLAGRDGRGRIPAKAKTKVILELQVEFPKIQLKIWLSLAELPRSSYYEWKNKLDKPVDKDKEIVLAIVQVVKESSYRYGYRRVSMKLRKLGLVVNHKKVLRIMREQNLLSTKFKTRSRKYNSYRGKVGEVADNLVKRQFNTARPNELWLTDVTEFRLKNSEEKIYLSAILDTYNSEIISFSIDKHPTTAFTNKALDEALKRVKDVSELVIHSDQGFHYQHSSWVKRLETRGIKQSMSRKGNCLDNSPMENFFGIMKQEMFYGEDFKNLEQLIEVIIEYIKWYNEDRIKVKINGLSPVEYRLQSA
- a CDS encoding helix-turn-helix domain-containing protein, with product MPKYSDEFKLEVIKDYLSGKNGGSVLIAKKYGVPVRTVNNWINWYNARGKHGLIKKLTTKSYSSDFKLSVIKYREINKCSYREAAEHFGVTNGAIVYTWAKKYEEKGFSGLEGKQGRSRKVSKSKNPKPLNESEREELIRLREEVKYLKLKEIYEKKLEALLEEMDEGEYQPRPKQK
- a CDS encoding alpha/beta hydrolase, with product MTKKRKNKVIIIIASILLLIVIGLGLAGNYMVEYAIARSGDGGNRNVNTDKIQEKNEPAEQSKIDIKKDEIKKETKFFLQKNPYEQAQIKSKDGLNLKGFYLENSPDSNANWVLLIHGYRAEHDSMNDYAKQYYEAGYNVLLPDLRASGESEGNYVGMGWLEKEDAKLWIDWIIERQPSANIIVHGVSMGAATTMMLSGDETKENVKMFIEDCGYTSAWDIFANEAKLRFNLPSFPLLNVSSALARVKAGYSFSEADALKQVGKSTKPMLFIHGMKDDFVPFYMLDELYNAKTEGAKDKFVSETAGHADSIFADYSAYWAKVEEFIQANVPE
- a CDS encoding alpha/beta hydrolase; translation: MFLELEHLPNNPTLQGQAELFPNIQYSKSGQFLSLLVPWAVNQAREHISPRPVIVFVQGSGWTTPNLNFEIPMLSKYAEAGYIVATVSHRSYEDGYKLPTFLKDVKCAIRFLRANAEQYHIDPERIMIYGTSSGGNTALLVGLTGNDEQYRTDEYPEQSDAVNAVAECFGPTDMTSIFENLAGDMEVAEMLKMALGEDESTWIEQLKALSPVNLVTPENSQIPFLLLSGTVDPVVPAEHMEKMYLALKEANADVKAYYVDDAVHENNFWSPEVRQAIFDWILQKFPVD